A single region of the Candidatus Margulisiibacteriota bacterium genome encodes:
- a CDS encoding NADH-quinone oxidoreductase subunit C, producing MNISEKIKSTFERAEITEGHNGRIYVRIGKEELRDLAGFVYAELGGRLSTITAVDQRAGIELLYHLALNNDGLVVSVRVLVEKPGLEIGSLTDLVPAADWIEREIYEMFGLFFVGHPRLERLLLPDDWPAGEYPLRKKTFGSENELPGSTDG from the coding sequence ATGAATATTTCCGAAAAAATTAAAAGCACTTTTGAGCGGGCCGAAATAACAGAGGGGCATAACGGGAGGATCTATGTGCGGATCGGCAAGGAAGAATTGCGCGATCTGGCCGGCTTTGTGTACGCCGAGCTGGGCGGGAGATTGTCGACGATCACCGCGGTTGACCAGCGAGCGGGAATTGAGCTGCTTTATCATTTGGCGCTGAATAATGACGGCCTGGTCGTCTCGGTCCGTGTCCTGGTCGAGAAACCCGGGCTGGAGATTGGATCGCTGACCGATCTTGTTCCCGCCGCCGACTGGATCGAGCGGGAAATATACGAGATGTTCGGACTTTTTTTTGTCGGACATCCCCGCCTGGAGAGGCTTCTCTTGCCGGACGACTGGCCGGCCGGAGAGTATCCGCTCCGCAAAAAAACCTTTGGATCAGAGAACGAATTACCGGGGAGCACCGATGGCTAA
- the nuoB gene encoding NADH-quinone oxidoreductase subunit NuoB — protein sequence MNIIKWSRKKSVSVFHLGASACNNCDIEILDLLTPRHDIERLGITLVGSPRHADLLLVSGVVNRQSLERFKLVYEQVPRPKLVVAVGVCACSGDMFRDSYNYVKPVDEIIPVDVYVPGCPPKPEAIIAGVIKAINK from the coding sequence ATGAACATTATTAAATGGAGCCGGAAAAAATCGGTCTCGGTCTTTCATCTTGGGGCATCGGCCTGCAACAATTGCGATATTGAGATCCTTGACCTGCTGACCCCCAGGCATGATATCGAGCGATTGGGGATAACGCTGGTCGGCTCTCCCAGGCATGCAGACCTGCTCCTGGTCTCCGGCGTCGTTAACCGCCAGTCGTTGGAAAGATTTAAGCTTGTTTACGAACAGGTCCCCAGGCCGAAGCTGGTCGTAGCGGTCGGGGTCTGCGCCTGTTCCGGCGATATGTTTCGTGACAGCTATAATTATGTAAAGCCGGTCGACGAAATAATTCCGGTCGATGTTTATGTTCCGGGTTGCCCCCCCAAGCCCGAAGCGATCATTGCCGGGGTCATTAAAGCGATAAACAAATGA